CACCAGTACAGGTACAAATCCATACCTGCTTCCTGAAACCTGCAACATTAAAGGGCAGCAACATTAGACTCTATGAGCACTGGCTGGCTATTGCTATAGAGAAAAAGGTCCCtggatttatatatatatatatatatatatatatatatgtataattaTATGCAGCACATTTTCTATagataaaatatataatgaatTATATATATTAGATAATTCACATTATCTGTAGATAAACATACATAGAAAATCAAATATATTACTTGCAGCAATATATATGCTATAGTAATTTCTATAATAGAAAGTACAGATAGTGCTTGGTATTTTGCAATATCAAAATAAAGTGTTTGAATCAGACATGACAAGGGACCATTGCTACTGAACACTTTTTTTCAAGCTAAAATCATACTTCTTTGTACATTTTATTGGGTTTTTAACctgtctctgcagagggaccCAAAGGAATTTTCCTCACAGTCCCAAACTCTGAGGAAAAATTCCCTGCTGCCTTGTGGCGACAGCCTATTGAGCTTCCGTTTACCTGTGCAGGTGCAAGAAAACTGATAGGTCTCTGCCTGTGCTCAAGGAGCTCATGGGAATAATGGCACAGGAATGGGATCAAGGTGACCTATTTCTGTATCAGCTTAAAAAGTGCTTTAATGTTAAAAGAACAAGTTGGGTTTGTACCTGGTTGAGACAAGCACTCAATTGGAACAAAGTGTTGCAAGTAGTTTCTCGTTGTACAAGCATCAGCCATTGCTGTCCtcctctctgtcctgctgcctgtccagtgcagagcctgtgctgctgactGAGACATGACTGAGCTGAAAATCACCAAGGATGGCAGAGCCAACACTTCCAGGTGGTTCAGAGCACTGACACCAGTCCCTGCTACTCTGCCCTGGCGCCTGTGACCGTGGGGAGAGAATCAGAGGTTGTTACTGACTGCCTGGACCTGGTCTTCAGAGGCTGGACTTGTGCTTGGCCTGTCAGGATGGAACAGTTGTGTAACCCAGGGAAACCAGTCACatcatctgcacacaggggCTTGGAGCggctgggacacagcagtgGAAGAGCTTTGTGCTCTGTCTCCTGCTTGCTTGGGGACTGAGCTCAGGATGCTGTGCAGCCAATATTGCTTTGTTGGGGAGATAGTGGGGTCCTGAATTGAGGGTTTGAGGAGTTTGGGGTACGTGACCTCACCCAAGGCAGTGCAATGTCCCGTGTCCATTTCTCTGCCCAGCATGACTCACTTGGCTGTACTGATGGTCTGAGAGCTCAGTTCTCCAGACAGGCCAGAATCACAAGCCCTGAGCAGGCTGTGGGCTCTCTGTGGGGCTGACtcccatgtgctgctgctgcactgggagcaTTGTGCCATGGAAGGAGCCCTCTGCTTTGGGCTGCTTGTTTGGAAAAACACGAGTGGCTGAGGCACCCAGGCATGACTGTGTTCCTGTCATTTTAAAGGACACACAGCATCTGCTGACCCCAGGGATCTTTTCAGTTCCAGGGAGGAGTGTGGTCCCTCAGCACGGTGCTGTGTGATGCCCTGATGACAATGGACGTGATGCTGTGCACAGCCTCCATCTTCAACTTGTGTGCTATCAGCGTGGATCGGTGAGTTGCTTCCTactctggctgtgcctgggcagcacACTGCTTCCATAGGCCCTTGTCAGTGTCTCAGGCAGGGAGGATTCTGCCCTCCCCTAAGGAGGCTGTTCTGCTTAACGTCCTCCACCAACAGGTTTGTGTCCCATTGGTGGTGGCCAAGCTGAAAGCTCATTGTGTGATGATCCAGAGCTGTCCCTTGGCTGTTCCAAGTGTAGCCCAGGCCTTGGCTGTTAGTAAAGTAAATTAATGGGGGGAAGGACAGGGGCAAGGAGCTTGGGGCCCCTTGGTTACATTACCAAGGTGCCACCACCACACCAGGACTGACTCACCCAGGGCTGTGTTGGCAGGTTCATCGCTGTTCAAATCCCACTCAACTACAACCGGCGGCAGATCGACCTGCGGCAGCTGATCCTTATATCCACCACCTGGATATTCGCCTTTGCTGTGGCATCCCCAGTCATATTTGGCCTCAACAATGTCCCAGACCGGGACCCTAGCTTGTGCCAACTGGAGGATGACAACTATATTGTGTATTCCTCCATCTGCTCCTTCTTCATCCCATGCCCTGTCATGCTGGTTCTGTACTGTGGCATGTTCCAAGGACTCAAGCGCTGGGAAGAAGCCCGGAAGGCCAAGCTGAGAGGCTGCATCCATGGAGCCAACAGGAAGCTGTACCACCCCCCAACCTTGATGGAGAGAGAGCAGACCCGTCTGGGGCTACTAGAGTGCAGCCCCTATGCCCATGCTGGCCTCCCTGGGGAGTGTGGGATGAACAGTGGGATCCAGACTGTGTCCTACCCACACCTCAGGTACCCACACCCAGGGCACGGGCGCAAGCGGGCCAAGATCAATGGCCGGGAGCGCAAGGCCATGCGGGTGCTGCCGGTCGTTGTCGGTGAGTGACTGTCAGGGATggctggggaggctgggaaATGTGACACCTTGTCACACCACAGCACTCAGACTGGCAGGACCTGGGTGAATCCAGAGCAGTGCCAAAACCCAGCAccctcagaaaaaaacacattcagTGTCTATAATGCAACCTCCCTCCAAGGCAAACCTGTGACTCCAAATATCTTACATTCAAAGCCAAAGCGAGACTAACTTAAGACTTTTCATCAATGTTTAGGACAGGAATAACATCCCAGTTTTTTGTCTGGGCACAAGTCCAGCTGCACATGTCAGCAcaactgctgccttttccctgaGTGCCCAAGCTGTGTCTGTCTTTTTTGGCTAAGGCTTTGTTAAATTAAACCCTTTTGAACATTCACATCACCTTCTGTCTTTATTGTCCTCCTGGCAGGtgctttcctcttctgctgGACACCTTTTTTTGTGGTGCACATTACCAGGGCACTCTGCAagtcctgctccatccctcctcaAGTCACCAGCACTGTCACTTGGCTGGGCTACGTCAACAGTGCTCTCAATCCCATCATTTACACCGTGTTCAACGCCGAGTTCAGGAACTTCTTCCGCAAAGTCTTGCACCTCTTCTGCTGAGCCCTCTGTGCAGGAGGAACCACTGGGTCATTTTTTGTATAGTTCATTAAAGATCTATTTCTGCCTCTGGTCTGCTGTCTTTGTTGGGGATgaggggaggatgaggagagctggcagctgaagAAAGGGGCTGCCCAGGTCCTTATAGTAAGGTGTTACAGGTGAGGGCCAGTGGATGCAGCTTGTATCCTCTTCCCAGTGGAACTGTGAAGTGTAGTCTCTTCTTTAACAGTTGCTGCTTGATGTAAGCAGGGATAATAATAGTAATTTCTAATCTTCTGGCTTCTGGGGTGGTATTAACAGGGCTGTGAGGTGACATGGACACAAGTCTGGGGGAAAAAGGCTCATTTCCCAGATATCCACATACCAGAGAAGGGTACCAAGCTCATTTTCAGATGTCCATATGCCAGGTGAGAGTGAATCTACCTATGCAATCTCCTTTCCCCTTATCCTTGATAATTTTAAACCCAAAACCTGATTTCAGTCATGTTTAACAAGGGTCTTACAAAGGCACCATAATGTGATTGCTAGTGCTCCAGAACTTCCTGTGAAGCCACACGATTCCTGCCAGGAAGCATTTCCAGCCTCAGGAAAAAGTCCTTCATACCTTTAGGTGAACCTGCATGCAGCGCCTGCCACAGTGGCCAGTGGGACAGGTGATGCTCATCACTGAGGCTTGGAGGGGAGAAGAAGAATATTGCAGAAAATTACAGTCTTCCAAGTAATGATTTTGTACAGGATTGTTGCTTTCCAGGAGGGAATTTGCTTGGAAGCAGAATGGAAAGGGGATGTCTAGAGTGTTCCTTTGACTAAAAATAGCAAGTGCTCAATTTCTCACCAGCAAACAGGATCAATTCCCATGATTGTATTGTGCATTTCTGAGCTG
This sequence is a window from Serinus canaria isolate serCan28SL12 chromosome 5, serCan2020, whole genome shotgun sequence. Protein-coding genes within it:
- the DRD4 gene encoding D(4) dopamine receptor, translating into MGNGTAGPPPAVPGHSIAALVLGILLILLIVGGNGLVCLSVCTERALKTTTNYFIVSLAVADLLLALLVLPLYVYSEFQGGVWSLSTVLCDALMTMDVMLCTASIFNLCAISVDRFIAVQIPLNYNRRQIDLRQLILISTTWIFAFAVASPVIFGLNNVPDRDPSLCQLEDDNYIVYSSICSFFIPCPVMLVLYCGMFQGLKRWEEARKAKLRGCIHGANRKLYHPPTLMEREQTRLGLLECSPYAHAGLPGECGMNSGIQTVSYPHLRYPHPGHGRKRAKINGRERKAMRVLPVVVGAFLFCWTPFFVVHITRALCKSCSIPPQVTSTVTWLGYVNSALNPIIYTVFNAEFRNFFRKVLHLFC